The following proteins are encoded in a genomic region of Acipenser ruthenus chromosome 4, fAciRut3.2 maternal haplotype, whole genome shotgun sequence:
- the LOC117971028 gene encoding zinc finger E-box-binding homeobox 1-like isoform X4, whose amino-acid sequence MADGPRCKRRKQANPRRNNVTSYNNVVEANSDSDDEDKLHIVEEESVTDAADCEKNVPDDDLPSSHAVLPENGQGEEEEEEEEAWEEETKGEDTLGPEAQPGDVGFKDDACGSEAEDEQNNDPIVEEMLQQADTAVIYPEAPEEEQRQGTPEASGHDENGTADAFSQLLTCPYCDRGYKRYTSLKEHIKYRHEKNEDNFSCSLCSYTFAYRTQLERHMTAHKSGRDQRHVAQSGGNRKFKCTECGKAFKYKHHLKEHLRIHSGEKPYECPNCKKRFSHSGSYSSHISSKKCIGVMPVNGRPRPAGKTSQCPSPSLSSSPSTPARTQLREKGDNSKPLQEQLPVNQIKIEPVDYEYKPIVVTSGIGCATPLQNGAFNGGTPLQTTASPQGVVQAVVLPAVGLVSPISINLSDIQNVLKVAVDGNIIRQVLESAHANAAKEQGGVQPGGHSLISAFSLPLVDQDGTTKIIINYSLEQQPSQVQILPQSLKKENPSPIEICKTEKLPEDLTVKPGKSKIPKSENSSSTCLLCDDCPGGLDALQEIKHCNLKSEGGILTSQVNGENAEKTDSTVSSPTAEGSLSLGQPPLKNLLSLLKAYYALNAQPTTEELSKISDSVSLPLDVVKKWFEKMQTGQIPVGAASPSEHEAISSESDETQNSLDPAGDIPDSTTTTERPLQLTKTQVILITPSSVKTNSSRTNTPSPSPLNLSSTGPVLVKTEEDTEEGTQAEPLDLSLPKQPREEMEQATSSSVYQNSVYSVQEEPLNLTCTKKDQPQSDSINTSPNPVYVCPPSANPINIAIPTVTTQLPTIVAISDQSSVPCLRALGTNQQTILIPQVTYTYSTLDTSPAVPEAQQKTVQVNGSQEERQETSSEGVSTVEDQNDSDSTPPRKKMRKTEHGMYACDLCDKIFQKSSSLLRHKYEHTGKRPHECGICNKAFKHKHHLIEHMRLHSGEKPYQCDKCGKRFSHSGSYSQHMNHRYSYCKREAEEREGPELNEEEEEGEGPGATGEILPREQMSDSRAASPPSLLDSDDRESSTRGEEEEEEEETEEEEEETETKEETAEETETKEEGEDMQVGEKEHEDSEEHQQEKGEKMETEEGAGEKEMGTDEKPSEIPGVNREDSEEHQQEKGEKMETEEGAGEKEMDTDEKPSEIPGVNREDSEEEKTPEKNDGDKDKI is encoded by the exons ACGATGCATGTGGCTCGGAAGCTGAAGATGAACAAAACAATGACCCGATCGTGGAGGAAATGCTGCAGCAGGCAGACACTGCTGTCATCTACCCAGAGGCACCTGAGGAGGAGCAGAGGCAGGGGACACCCGAAGCCAGCGGCCATGACGAAAACG GGACGGCAGATGCATTTTCTCAGCTGCTCACGTGTCCGTACTGTGACAGAGGATACAAGCGATACACGTCTCTGAAAGAACACATCAAGTACAGGCACGAGAAGAATGAAGACAACTTCAGCTGTTCCCTCTGCAGTTACACGTTTGCCTACAGAACACAACTTGAACGTCACATGACGGCGCACAAATCTGGGCGGGATCAG CGTCATGTAGCACAGTCTGGGGGTAATCGGAAATTTAAGTGCACTGAATGTGGAAAGGCATTTAAATACAAGCACCACCTAAAGGAGCACTTGCGTATCCACAGTG GGGAGAAGCCATACGAATGTCCAAACTGCAAGAAGCGTTTTTCCCACTCCGGCTCTTACAGCTCCCACATTAGTAGTAAGAAATGCATTGGTGTGATGCCTGTGAACGGACGGCCTCGGCCGGCGGGCAAGACATCTCAGTGCCCTTCTCCATCCCTCTCTTCATCCCCCAGCACCCCTGCCAGAACACAGCTCCGGGAGAAGGGCGACAACAGCAAGCCTTTACAAGAACAGCTTCCCGTCAACCAAATCAAAATCGAACCTGTGGATTACGAGTACAAACCAATAGTGGTGACCTCTGGAATCGGCTGTGCCACGCCTTTGCAAAACGGGGCTTTCAACGGTGGCACTCCACTGCAGACCACGGCTTCACCCCAGGGTGTGGTGCAAGCTGTGGTCCTGCCAGCTGTTGGGCTGGTCTCGCCTATCAGCATCAACCTAAGCGACATTCAGAATGTTCTTAAGGTAGCCGTAGATGGGAACATTATCCGTCAAGTCCTAGAGAGCGCCCACGCCAATGCAGCCAAAGAACAAGGTGGAGTCCAGCCAGGGGGCCATTCCCTCATCTCAGCATTCAGTCTTCCTTTGGTCGATCAAGATGGAACAACCAAAATCATCATCAACTACAGTTTGGAGCAGCAGCCCAGCCAAGTCCAGATTCTGCCACAGAGCTTGAAGAAGGAGAACCCCAGCCCCATCGAAATCTGTAAAACGGAGAAGTTACCCGAAGACCTCACTGTTAAGCCTGGGAAAAGCAAAATTCCCAAGTCTGAAAACAGTAGCAGCACATGTCTGCTGTGCGATGACTGTCCAGGTGGTTTGGATGCACTTCAGGAGATTAAGCACTGTAATTTGAAAAGCGAAGGTGGAATTTTGACTTCTCAGGTTAATGGAGAGAATGCAGAGAAAACAGATTCCACTGTTTCGTCCCCCACCGCTGAGGGAAGTCTATCCCTCGGCCAGCCCCCCTTAAAGAACCTCCTGTCACTCCTAAAGGCATACTATGCCTTAAATGCACAGCCTACCACAGAGGAGCTCTCGAAGATTTCCGATTCAGTAAGCTTACCACTAGATGTGGTGAAGAAGTGGTTTGAAAAGATGCAGACTGGGCAGATCCCTGTGGGAGCTGCCAGTCCTTCTGAACACGAGGCCATTTCTTCTGAGAGTGATGAAACTCAGAATAGTTTAGATCCCGCAGGAGATATACCGGACAGCACGACAACCACAGAGAGGCCACTTCAATTGACTAAAACCCAAGTTATTTTAATAACTCCTTCAAGTGTGAAAACAAATAGCTCCAGAACTAACACACCTTCCCCATCACCACTAAATCTCTCTTCAACCGGGCCTGTGCTCGTGAAGACAGAAGAGGACACTGAGGAAGGGACACAGGCGGAACCTCTTGACCTATCACTACCAAAGCAACCCAGAGAGGAAATGGAACAGGCCACCAGTAGCAGTGTTTATCAAAACAGTGTTTACTCCGTTCAAGAAGAACCTTTGAACTTAACTTGCACAAAGAAGGATCAGCCGCAAAGTGACAGTATTAATACAAGCCCAAATCCTGTTTATGTTTGCCCACCAAGTGCCAACCCCATTAACATTGCTATACCCACAGTTACCACTCAGCTACCTACGATTGTGGCCATTAGCGACCAGAGCAGTGTCCCATGTCTGAGGGCTCTGGGTACCAACCAACAGACTATACTAATTCCACAGGTTACATACACATATTCCACTTTGGACACCAGTCCTGCAGTACCAGAAGCCCAGCAGAAAACAGTGCAAGTGAATGGAAGCCAG GAGGAAAGACAAGAGACGAGCTCCGAGGGCGTCTCAACCGTCGAAGATCAGAATGACTCAGACTCTACTCCTCCAAGGAAGAAGATGAGAAAAACAGAACATGGCATGTATGCCTGTGACCTGTGTGATAAAATATTCCAGAAGAGTAGCTCCCTTTTGAGACACAAGTATGAGCACACAG GTAAAAGGCCTCATGAGTGTGGAATCTGCAACAAGGCTTTCAAACACAAGCACCATTTGATAGAACACATGCGACTGCACTCAGGGGAGAAACCGTACCAGTGTGACAAGTGTGGCAAGCGCTTCTCCCACTCAGGCTCCTACTCGCAGCACATGAACCACCGCTACTCTTACTGCAAGAGAGAGGCCGAGGAGCGCGAGGGCCCGGAGCTCaacgaggaagaggaggagggggaggggcccGGAGCCACAGGGGAGATCCTCCCCAGAGAGCAGATGTCAGACAGTCGGGCcgcctcccctccctccctcctggaCTCAGATGACAGAGAAAGCAGCACACgcggggaggaggaagaggaggaggaagagacggaggaagaggaggaggagacggaGACGAAGGAGGAGACGGCGGAGGAGACGGAGACAAAGGAGGAAGGCGAAGATATGCAAGTAGGAGAAAAGGAACACGAGGATTCAGAAGAGCATCAGCAAGAGAAAGGGGAGAAAATGGAGACCGAAGAGGGGGCAGGTGAAAAGGAAATGGGCACTGACGAAAAACCAAGTGAGATTCCGGGGGTTAACAGGGAGGATTCAGAAGAGCATCAGCAAGAGAAAGGGGAGAAAATGGAGACCGAAGAGGGGGCAGGTGAAAAGGAAATGGACACTGACGAAAAACCAAGTGAGATTCCGGGGGTTAACAGGGAAGATTCAGAAGAGGAAAAAACGCCAGAAAAAAACGACGGTGACAAAgataaaatatga